The genomic DNA AGATGAGCCTGCGCGACATCGCCAAGCGGCTCGTCATCACCACGGGCACGAAGAAGGGACAGCACCCCTCACCCGCCACCGTCATGCGGATGCTGCGCGAACACGACGAACAGGCGGCAGCACTGACGAGCGCCTGACCGCTGCGACCCCTGTCGCTACTTTGCACCGTGGGTCAGAGATAGGAGACCGGGGCCGACCGGGCGGGCCTGCCGGACGGCTCAGCCGCCCGCGCGCAGTACGTCGGCCACCACCGGGCCCGCCGCGTCGCCGCCGTGGCCGCCGGACTGGACGACCGCCGCCGCCGCGAGGTCGTTGCTGAAGCCGGTGAACCAGCTGTTGGACGTGCCCTGTCCGTCGACCTCGGCCGAGCCCGTCTTGGCGCCCTTGTCGCCGCCGACCGAAGCCATGGCGTCCCGGCCCGTGCCCCAGGCCGCCGTGGCCCGCATCATCGTGGTGAGCTGCTGGGACACATGCGCGGGCAGGGAGCGGGAGGCCGTGGCGAGCTGACGGTTGTCCAGCGACTGCGGGACGATGACGGGCTGGCGGAAGGTGCCGGTGCGGGCGGTCGCCGTGATGGACGCCATGTTGAGGACGTTCATCTGGACGGTGCCCTGGCCTATGTACTGGGCCGCGGCCACGCCGCCGGTCTCCTCCGGGACGCTGCCGTCCGTGGTGACGACGCCGGTCTTCCAGTCCAGGCCGATCCCGAAGACGTCCCGGGCCTCCTTGGCGAGGGCGGCGTCGTCCTTCACGTCATCGATCAGCTTGATGAAGGCCGTGTTGCAGGACCGGGCGAAGCTCTGGGTGAAGGTGCTGCCGTCCGGCAGGTCGAAGTACTTCAGGTTGTGGAACGAATTCCCCTGGTACATCACGTCCTTGGGACACTCGGCCGCGCCGTTCGCGGTGGCGAGGCCCTTCTCGATCAGCAGCGCGGCGGTCATGATCTTCAGCGTGGAGCCGGGCGCCTGCTTGCCCTGGAGCGCCACGTTGAACTCGGTCACCGGGTTGTTGGCCACCGCGCGGATCGCGCCGGTGGAGGGCTTGACCGCGACCACCGACGCCTGGCCGAACTTCTTGACCGCCTGTTCCGCCGCCGCCTGGGCCCCGGCGTCCAGGGTGGTCCGGAGCTTGCCGGGCCTGCCCTTCGTCACGGTCAGCAGTGTCCGGTCCGGGGCGTTCGCGTCGGCGCTCTCGATCCAGGTCTCGATGCCGGGCGTGCCGCCGGCCGTGGAGCCGTACTTGGTGCGCAGGGTCTCCAGGACCGGCCCGAGCGACGGGTACTTCTCCTTGGTCAGCACCTTGTCGTTGCGGTCGACCGCCTCGATCTGCGCGAGGGAGGACTCGCCCGTCCTCAGGGTCGCGCCCTCCGTCAGCTGCGGATGGACGACGGAGGGCTCCCAGTCGACCAGGGCCTTTCCGGTGGTCACACCGCGCACCACGGTCAGCTCCGAGGCGTACGACCAGGGCTTGGTCTTACCTTTGTAGGAGATGGTCGCCTTCACCGTGTACGGCACCTTGGTGCCGACCGCCGGGCCGGGAGTGATCACGGCCTTGCCGACATGGGCGTCCTCGGCGAATCCGGCGAGCAGCGGCTCGGCGGCCGACTCGTTGTTCGTGAGGGCGGAGGCGCCCTTCGCGTCCCCGGCCGCCCACGCCGTGAGGAAGTCCTCCGACGTCCCGGTGATCTCCGCCTCGCTGAGCGGCCCCGTCTTCACTTCCTGTGACGCGGTCCTGGACGATCCGGACCCGGCATCCGTACCGCCGTCACCACCCCCGAGCATGCTGTACGCCCCGTAGCCGATGCCTCCGGCCGCCAGTACGAACACTCCGCCGACCACGGCGACCTTCGCTCCACTGCGCATCCGTGCAGTCCCCCTCCCCAGGAGTCCCCCTTGAACGTGTTCAAGGGGAGCTGTCAGGAACCATAAGGGGTGGTGACGGCTGGTGAGTGTGTTGTTACCGGACCGGAATGCTGTCCGGTGGGTGCTACACCCAGGTGTCCAGCCACATCCGGTCGCGCCAGGAGTCCTCCGGGATGGAGGTCCCCGTGTACAGCGGCCAGAAGTAGATGAAGTTCCAGACGATCAGCAGGATCAGCACGCCCGCCGCGACCGCGCCCAGCGTCCGGCGTCTCTCACCGCCGGGGTCGTCGGTCGGCAGGCCGAGTTCCGCTTTCGCCCCCGTGCCCGCCGCGGGCCCCAGCATCGCGCCGATCATCATCGACACGGCCAGGCACAGGAACGGGACGAACACGACCGCGTAGAAGAGGAAGATCGTGCGCTCCTGGTAGAAGAACCAGGGCAGCCAGCCCGCCGCCACACCGCAGGCGATGGCGCCCGCCCGCCAGTCGCGCCGGAAGAACCAGCGCCACAGCACGTACAGCAGCGCGAAGCACGCGGCCCACCAGAGCAGCGGGGTGCCGATGGCGAGCACCTCGCTGGCGCACTTGCCGGTCGCGGACTCCTTGCAGCCGCTCGTCTCCTCGTAGAAGTACGAGACGGGGCGGCCCAGGATGATCCAGCTCCAGGGGTTGGACTCGTACGTGTGGCCGGACGTCAGGCCGACGTGGAAGTCGTACACCTGGTTCTCGTAGTGCCACAGGCTGCGCAGCCAGTCGGGCAGCCAGGTCCAGCTGCCGCCCTTGCCCTCGGTCGCCGCCCAGTTGCGGTAGTAGCCCTTGTCCGTGACGATCCAGCCGGTCCACGAGACCACGTACGTGCCGATCGCGACCGGCACCGTGGAGACGA from Streptomyces sp. NBC_00654 includes the following:
- a CDS encoding penicillin-binding transpeptidase domain-containing protein, with the protein product MRSGAKVAVVGGVFVLAAGGIGYGAYSMLGGGDGGTDAGSGSSRTASQEVKTGPLSEAEITGTSEDFLTAWAAGDAKGASALTNNESAAEPLLAGFAEDAHVGKAVITPGPAVGTKVPYTVKATISYKGKTKPWSYASELTVVRGVTTGKALVDWEPSVVHPQLTEGATLRTGESSLAQIEAVDRNDKVLTKEKYPSLGPVLETLRTKYGSTAGGTPGIETWIESADANAPDRTLLTVTKGRPGKLRTTLDAGAQAAAEQAVKKFGQASVVAVKPSTGAIRAVANNPVTEFNVALQGKQAPGSTLKIMTAALLIEKGLATANGAAECPKDVMYQGNSFHNLKYFDLPDGSTFTQSFARSCNTAFIKLIDDVKDDAALAKEARDVFGIGLDWKTGVVTTDGSVPEETGGVAAAQYIGQGTVQMNVLNMASITATARTGTFRQPVIVPQSLDNRQLATASRSLPAHVSQQLTTMMRATAAWGTGRDAMASVGGDKGAKTGSAEVDGQGTSNSWFTGFSNDLAAAAVVQSGGHGGDAAGPVVADVLRAGG